The Homo sapiens chromosome 4, GRCh38.p14 Primary Assembly genome contains the following window.
CCCACGGGAACGTGGTTTCCTCTGGCTGCCCCCACAACAGCTGTTCCCCATCAGCACCGGCCCCATCTCCCTAGCAGGAAGCTGGGCAGCCACTGCAGGCCAGGTGTGGACGACCCTCACAACTCTCCCATCTGCGTGGACATCGCTGGACGGGGTGGTAAGGGGGAGGGGAGCAGCGAGGAGAGGGTGGGTGCAGCCCCCCACCCCTCTGGTCCCTGCCTTTGCTGTGAGCAAGTGGAGAAAGCCCAGCTCCTGGAGGTGGGGCCAAGTCTGCAGTGTCCTCAATGCCACCaaccaggcctgaccctgaccACTGACTGAGCACCACGTGGTGCCTCTGCCCTGGATGTGGGCACCCCCGTGCCCTCCTGGCTCTGTTGCAGCAGACCTGTACGCCAGGGCCTTCTAGACGGTTCTGGCCCCTCCCGTGTGGACTGTTCCCACCATACCTGGTCTGGGCTGAGGCTTCCTGgcccttccccctcccaccctgaCGAGGTTGGCCTGGGGCGCCCATGGATGCACCCTGCCCACATGGCCCTCTGCGGTCACCCACAGCCAGCGGGACCCAGATTCCCTGCAGGCCAAATGCAGGTGCCCCAGTTCCTCCAGCCCCTCCCCCCGCAGTATGTGGGCAGTGACAAAGAGGGGGTGGGTCTGGCCCTGTGCCATGCTGGGGCCCCATGCCCGCCCTACCTGCCCTGAGTGTCCCGGCCGTGAGTCCCCAGCCCACTGGCTTCAGGCACTTCCAAGCCCCTTGCTCGCTTCCCTGAAGAGGCTGTGGGTTTCTCCAGGCCAGGCCTGTGGTCAGCAATGCAGGCAGGTGTTTGTGATCAGGGCATCTGTGCTATCAGGAACAGCCCCCAAACCacgcagggagggaggaggcccTGAGAGAGAAGGTGCCGTTACATGCACGTGACCACAGAGAAGGCTGCCTTCACCCCGTCTGCACCCCGGGAGTGCCTGCCACACTGAGGTCCGCGCGCAGTTTCTGGTTTTCTgatgctgacttttttttttttttggagacagagtcttgctctgtcacccaggctatagtgcagtggcgtgatctcggctcactgcaagctccgcctcctgggttcacgccatcctcctgcctcagcctcctgagtagctgggattacaggcgccggttgccacgcccggctaatttttttgtatttttagtagagacggggtttcactgtgttagtcaggatggtctcgatctcctgacctcgtgatccagccacctcagcctcccaaagtgctgggattacaggcgtgagccacctcgcccagccggTGCTGCCTTCTTGAGCCGTGGCCTCCACAGTGCTTCACCTGGCTCCCGCAAAACAGCTTCATTGAGATGAAATTCACATGCTCACAAGTCACTCTTtacagtgtacaattcagtggtttttagcatGTTCACgaagttgtgcaaccatccccACTCATCTCACTCCGGAACACGTTCATCATCCGCAGAAGACGTCCTGTGCCTGTTAGCAACCGCTCCCCGCCACGGTTTGAGTGAGGCCACAACAGAACATCAGACAGCAGTTTATCAACAGAGACTTCCTGCCTCCCCGtctggaggccaaggttgggTTCTCCTCTTCCACGATGGCCCTTGCACGTCGCATCCTCACCGGCTGGAGGGTGGGTCTGCCCCACAAGCCCTTTTCATGGTGGCTTTAGTCACAAGGGCTCTGCCTCGTGAGTGGatcaaacacctcccatcagtcCCCACCTCCCGGCACTCCACGGGGTCTAAGTTTCAGCCTGAGCTTTAGAGGACGGAAACGTTCCAACCACGGCACTGCACGCCAGGCCCAGTACTCACCGCTCTCACATACAAAATCATATGAGTCAgcattctctagagggacaggactcaTAGGATACATGAACAGGGGATGATCTTGGACTCCCTGCCCACCTTCCAGACAcatgggggcagggctgggccccCACGGCTTCTGTGGGCTCAGCCCACTCAGTGCTCATGGGTCGGAGTCTCCTGCCTGCCGCTCTCCCAGGCTGTGCTTGCTCGCTGGTGGCCCTGCAGTCCTGGGGTCTCGGAGGCAGCCCCCACCTCAGCTCCGGTGGGCATAGCCTCGGTGGGGACTCCGAGGCAGCTCCAACCCCACGATGAGCCTCTGCCTGGGCCCCAAGGCTGTCAGCAACATGCTTTGAAATCTGGGTGCAGGCCACCATCGCCTGCAGTGTCAGCGCCCCGTGGATGCCGTCAAGGCCCCCCGCATGTGCCTTTGGGAGCGATGGTTGGAGCTGCGCCTGCACCTGCCTGAGCCATGGCTGGGGCGGCCAAGGAGGGCTGGGCCAGGATCGGGGGAGACCCAGGCAGGCAGTGAGCTCTGCGGTCCCAAAGGTGCCCCAGGGTCTCATCCCTTGCCATGATTCTGTCCTCAgggcccttataaaagggctagAAGGAACTAGCTTGGCTGTTTTTCCTCCGAATTCTGCCATGTGAGGCTGGATACGCCATTGGAGCTGCCCTCAGCAGACCCCAGCCTGCCggcacctggatcttggactcCCCAGCTTGAGAACtacaggaaataaatttctgttgcttataaattactcagtctgaggtgttttgttacagcagcggGGATGGACTAAGACCCTTCCCATTTTCCCCCAGCTGTGCCCTCGCCCCCAGCCCCGGGCAGCTGGGAGTCTACTCTGTGTCACCGTGGACCTGCCCATTCCAGACATTTGACATAAATGGTCTCATGTGATATGTGGCCGTCTGCGTCTGACCTCCTTCACTTGGCAAATGTTTGCGAGGTTCATCCACTTTGGAGCATGGGCCagagcttcattcctttttacgggTGAAGAATAGTGTGGGGCCAGGCCACAATGTGCCCATCTGTCCCTCAGCAGATGGACATGTAGGCTGTGCCCACctttgggctattgtgaataatgctaccaGGAACAtttgtggataagcttttgtgTGGATAAGCTTTTGTTTCTGATTCTCGGGGACGtgtacccaggagtgggattgctgggtcacatggaaTTCGGCTTCACACTTTGAAGAACAGAACAGCCGCATGTGAGGTTCCCACGTCTCCGCCCTGACACCTATGATGCTTTCGGTTCCAGCCATCCCAGTGGGTGTGAGGTGTGGTCTcgtgtggtttttatttgcatttccctggtggctAATGGTGTTAAGCAGCTTGTCATGAGCTTGTTGGCTGGTCGCatatattatttggaaaaaacatctattcaaattcttttgccttttttttttgagttagagtctctctctgtcacccaggctggagtgcagtggcgcgatctcagctcactgcaacctctgcctcccaggttcaagcaattctcttgcctctgcctcctgagtagctgggattacaggcgtgcaccaccacgtggtggctaattgttgtatttttagtagagatgtggtttcaccacgttggccaggctggtctcaaactcctgacctcaaatggtccccccagcttggcctcccaaagtgctgggattacaggcgtgagccactgcgcccggcctctcccagtttgcccattttttaactaGGTTGTTTATCTTTGTATTGCTGAGCTGTGAGAGTTCTTTAGCACACTGGTTTTTCACTACCTTACCCTGGAGCCGATACACATCCTTTCTGCTCAGTCATTAGCCAGAAATGCAGAGAAATGCTACTGTGTGACCCCATGACCTCAGCCTGATGTGCAGGGGTCCCCAGAATATTAGACGGGCACTGACTGTCTGCAGGATACAGACCCGGGAGGGTGGCTTTGCACTGCTGATCTGAACACAGCCTCTCACTGATTCAAAACGTCCTTTTGGCGTGTCTGTAATGCCTGCGTGTTCACCGTTCGCATTGTTACTGTGAGCGACCCACGCACCAGCTCCACACGGGGCTCCCTAGGTGCAGCCTCCGGTGTGTGTTAAAACCTGGTGGCCACGGTTCCCTTGTTCATCTTTTGTTCCAGAATTTCCTTagttttcttacttatttttccaCGTTAACTTCACAATCAATCTACCTGATTCCAGGGTTCTCCGGTGTTTTAATTGGCCCCGCTGTGGCAGCCGGCCAGCACGAGGGACGGCACCTCGTGACGCCCAGGACAGACCGGGCTTGTTGCTGGTCTGTGGTCCTCAGTCAGGCCTCAGACCCTCTATAACAGGTATAGATGTGCCCGCCGTTTGCTCCTAGAAATTTacaatttttgttgctgttgggaatggtcccttttctttcttcattgtctCTCCTAACTGGAAGTGCTTGAATTTGAAAGATGCTGattcctgactctgaattttGTGCACAGCCACCCTCCGAAACTCACCTCTGCCTTCTAATCAGTTTTCCGGGTCTATGAGGAGTCGCAGCAGGCTGTGCTCGGGTGCAGAGCCTCTCTCCAGCCGTGTGCATGCAGCTCTTCCCGGGGCTCTTGGCTGTGAGGCCTGGCCTGTCCCTGTGGCTAAGGCGGAAGACCCAGctgtcccctccctgtgccctcgCCACGCCCTCCCCGTAACGCTGACCAGACTTTGCACAGGGCAGGGCCCTGGGGGCACATGGACAGGAACTGGCTGTGGGTGGAGACAGCACCCGGCTGAGGTCCTGGGGAAGAGGCCATGCCCGGAGCTCCTGGACACAGGAGGTGGCGCTGGCTGAGGCCCGATGCCTGAACTGGGCATGGGGGGAGGCACCTTTGAGCTGGGGCCTCCTCGGAGCAGCTGCACCCAGGGGCAAACCCTGCCCCTCGGTTTCCATGTCCACATCTTTACTAGAACTGCAGCTGGCATCCGTGGAGCTGTGGGCTTTGTCCAGGGAGAGCCGTGCCCAGCACCTGGGGGACCCTGCAGAGGTGCTAAGGTTCAGGGTTAAAAACGAGGATCCTGGCCTCCCGCAATCCTGTCCCCAGAGGCCCCATCGGAGCCGCCTGGCCTTCCCTGCCAGCCCAAGCATCCGAGGCTTTTGCCAGCAGTGCCTACGGCAGCCTTGGGAAGGGTGGGGGCCCAGGGAGGGGCATCATTTGGTGTTGATCAGGGGAGATGCTGGCGTCACCACGGCCCCAGGGCCTCCAGGCCCGCCCAGGCTCCCTCACTCAGATGTCCCACCCACAAACACCTGACCAGGCCCCACCAGGGGCCCCTCTCACCCCTGAAGCTGTGCAGGCCCTCGGCTGACAAACTGGGACCCTCAGCTTGGATGGGCAGAAAGGTCCAGGAGGGGCCTCTGAGACCTCCTCGCTCgggcctgggggttggggccGCAGGAAGCCATGCTCCGCCCGATGCCCACCCCTAGCTCCCCTGGCTGCCTCCTGGCCTCTGTCTCCCTCCAGGCCCCCAACCCTGACCAGGGAGTGGGGGGTTGGGGGCGGAGCTTTTGGGAGGAGGCCACGCCCAGCATTGGGTTTGCATTTCCAGGGAGGGCTTCTCCTGCCTGGTCTCCTCCCCTGGTACTGGGCTGGGGGCTGTCAGGGTGACCCTGCCCTACCCAAGGCTGACCCGGGGCCATGAACAGGAGGATGCCCCCCTCCCTGCTCCTCATGTGTGCCCCCACGGGAGCCAGCGGGCAGCAGCTGGACCCCAGCAGCCTCTCAGGGCACCCAGGACTGGAGAGGGCCCTGCCAAGGGTCTGCGGGTGCCACTCACCCACCCGGCTGCAGCCCCCAGCTCCCCTGGGCTGACCGTGGGCCTAGGCCGAGCTGAAGGGGCTGGCGGTTGTCAGCCCTTGGTCTGGCCCCACCACTGCTCTGCCAGGGCAGGGGGAGGCCGGCAGCCCAGGTTGTGGGGCCAGAGGGCCACGCTGTGACAGACGAGAAGAGGGAGTGACCTGGAGGGCCCGGGGCAGGGACCAACAGCAAATGCCTCCCTAGGTGGTCTCTCCAGGACAGATGTGTCCCCTGTGGGAGGGCTGGGGCGCCCAGCAAAAGCAGCAGCTCCTCAGGGAACGGGGACCCAGCGGGCTGAGTGGGGCTCTTGGAATAGAAGGAGCCTCCCCAGGCTCAGCTCTGCAGGCGGAGAGGGGAGGCAGGGCCTGAGGCTCATGGTAGGGAAGCGGCCTTGCCCTGTGAGGTCTCCCTCAGGGGGCAGAAGAGCCGGGACCCCGCCAGCAGCAGAGAACAAACCCCAGTCTAAGGCGAACCCCAGGTGTGGGGTAGGTGTAAAAGCAGATGGCTTTGACCACGAGTGCACAGGTGAGGGGCAGACAGGTGTGAGCAGGTGTGAGCAGGTGAGGGGATAGGTGGGAGACacatggagggtgggaggagataGGGACAGGAGAAGAGGCAGTGGGGGCAGGTGTGGGGCAGGTGTGGGGCAAttggaggtgggtgggggtggatgGTGTCATTTGGGAGTGGATGGGGTTAGGTGTGAGCAGGTGCAGGGCGGGTGGGGAGCACGGGGAGGAGGCTGGAGTTGGTGTGGGCAGGTGCAGGGCAGTGCCCGGGAGGCACTGTCAGGTGAATgtggggctgggcagaggctgacCTGGGACGCCAGGGCTGCTGCTGAGAACCTGCTGTCTGGGCAGGCAGCCGGGCCCCGCCAGGTGTGACTGCCCACTGCACAGAGGGGGTGGAGGCCGGAGGCCTAGACGCCTGTAGGGGCTGGGAGGGATGTGGGTGAGTCCGGCTGCTCGACACCCTCCGTCCCACCAGTGTCCACAGCCCTGGCCCCGGCTGGCCCCGGCGTCCCCACAGTGGGCACCCCCAGCTGGAGCCAGCTTGCATCAGGGACCTGGATAGTGAGTGGCGAGCCCTCCACAGTGGGATCCTACAGACACTGCTACCACTGACCAACGGGG
Protein-coding sequences here:
- the LOC124900164 gene encoding uncharacterized protein LOC124900164; the encoded protein is MGPQHGTGPDPPPLCHCPHTAGGGAGGTGAPAFGLQGIWVPLAVGDRRGPCGQGASMGAPGQPRQGGRGKGQEASAQTRYGGNSPHGRGQNRLEGPGVQVCCNRARRARGCPHPGQRHHVVLSQWSGSGLVGGIEDTADLAPPPGAGLSPLAHSKGRDQRGGGLHPPSPRCSPPPYHPVQRCPRRWESCEGRPHLACSGCPASC